In Motilibacter aurantiacus, the sequence ATCCCCGGCTGGTTCGGCCAGCACTACGACTGCCCGGTCGTCGTCGAGAAGGACGCGAACGCGATGGCGCTGGGCGAGCAGCGCGCTCACCACCCCGAGGCCCAGCACCTGCTCTTCGTCAAGGCCGGGACCGGGATCGGCACCGGCATCATCGCCGGCGGGCAGCTGCACCACGGGGCGGACGGCGCGGCGGGCGACCTCGGCCACGTCCACATCACGGTCCTCGACGTCGAGCAGGAGCCCGACTGCCGCTGCGGCAACAGCGGCTGCGTCGAGGCGTACGCCGGCGGCTGGGCCCTCGTGCGCGACCTGCGCGCCGCCGGGCACGACGTCCACGACGTCGACAGCGCGGTCGCGCTCGTCCGCACCGGCGACGACACCGCCGTCCGCGTCGCCCGGCGGGCCGCCCGGATCCTCGGCGAGGCCATCGCCGACGCGGTCAACCTGCTCAACCCGCGCGCGGTCGTCGTCGGCGGGCAGCTGGCCACCACCGACCAGATCCTGTTCGCGGGCATCCGCGAGATGGTCTACCGGCGCTCGCTGCCACTGGCCACTCGCAACCTGCAGATCGTGCGCAGCGAGCTGGGGCCGCACGCCGGCGTCGCCGGGATGGCACTGCTCGTGGCCGACCGCATCTTCTGCGCCGAGCGGGTGGACACGCTGGTCGCGAGCGCGTTGGCGGACTGATCGCCCACGGCTGACGCCGGCCGGGCCGGGGCGCACGGCGCCCGCTGTGGCGTACCCGAGCCCGAAGCCGCGCGTCCGATCGTTCGGCCGGAGTGGCTGCCCGCACGACCACTGACGCCCGACGATCAGACGGCGGTCGCAGGTGCGCAGCCCGAGCCGGTGGCGTGGACGGCGTTCCGGGCCCGCCGCCACGGTGGGTGGCCCGGGAGCTCGCTAGCGGACCCCGAGGTGCCTGCACACCCAGTCGACCGTCTCCTGCACGAACCGCACGCGGTTGGGCGTCGCGAGCAGCACGTGGCCCTCGCCCTCGACCCGCCAGTAGCGCACCTCGACCCCGCGCTCCTGCAGCGCGGCGACGACCTGGTCGGCCTCGATCACGGGGACGTTGGTGTCCTCGGCGCCGTGGACGACGAGCAGCGGGGCGCGCAGGTTGTCGATGTGGGTCATGGGCGACAGGTCGTGCAGCAGCTCGCGGTCGCGCTCGGGATGGCCGTACTTGCTGACCGCAGCCGCGGCGATGTAGGGCTCCGTGTGCTCGTAGAACGTCGCGAAGTCGCTCATGCCGCAGACGTCCACGCCCACGGCGTAGAGCTCGGGGTCGGAGACCAGCGCGGCCAGGGTGAGGTAGCCGCCGTAGGAGCGGCCCATGACGCCGACCTTGCCCCGGGGCGCGATGCCGGACTCCGTGAGGTACGCCGCGCACGCCGCGACGTCCCGGATCGCGCCGTAGCGCCGGCCCAGGTCGTCGGCGTGGACGAAGGTGCGCCCGAAGCCCGCCGAGCCGCGCACGTTGGGCGCGAACACCGCGACGCCCGCCGCGGCCAGCGACTGGAACAGCGAGTTGTAGACGGGCCGCTCCTGCGCCTCCGGACCCCCGTGCAGGTGGATCATGGTGGGCCACGGGCCGGCGTGCGACGGCCGGTAGAGCCAGCCGGTCACCGGCGTGCCGTCGTCGGAGAGCAGCCAGCGCAGCTGCGGCGCGGCCAGCGTCCCGCGGTCGACCGAATGGGTCGTCGCCGCGGGCGAGCTGAGCAGCACCCGGCCACCGGTGGAGCTGAGCGGCTGCGCCTCGCGCGTGCCGGGGTCCAGGGCCCAGACCCCGCGCGGGTCGGCCCAGCCCTCGGCCGTCAGCAGGAGCCGGCGTCCGTCAGGGGTGAAGCGGACGTCGTCGATGACCTCGCGCGGCAGCGGGTCCAGCTGGCGCTGGCTGTCGTCGTCGAGGTCGAGCAGGCTCAGCGCGCTGCGCCCCCCGAGGACGTTCCAGACCAGCGCGATCGACCGGCCGTCCGGGGAGAGCGCGATGTCGGCGAGGTCGGCGTCGTGGCGCTGGGCCACGACGCGGGGCGCGTCGCCGTTCAGCGGCACCGCGACGAGCGCGACGAGCTCTCGCCCGACGTCCGTGCGGGCGTAGACGACCTCACCGTCCGCCGACACCACCCCGGCGTCGGTGGACCCCTCGCCCGGGCCCGGGACCACCGGGATCTCGACGCCCTGCTCGCGGTCGACGACGAAGAGGCTGCGTGCCCCCCGGGGGCCGCGCCGCAGCAGCGCGCGGCGGCCGGAGCGGTCCACGTCGAGCAGGGTCAGCAGCGACCCCTCGGCCACGACCTCCTGGTCCCCGCTCAGCGGGTCGACGAGGAGGGCGCGCGAGAGGGCCCCGGTCTCGGTGACGAGCAGCCGCCCGTCCTCCACCCACGCGTGCCCGCGCCCGGTGCCGATCGTGGCGTTGGTGTCGCCCCGGCCGCCCACGAGCCGCAGCCCGGTGCCGTCGGGCCGGACGATCCAGGCCTCGCTGCGCGAGCGCCCGTGCGCCGCCACGGAGCAGGCCAGCCACTTGCCGTCCGGCGACCAGCTCACCATGTCGACCCGGCCGAAGTCTGCGGCGAGCCGCGCCCACCCGGTGAGGCGCCCGTCGCGCGGCTCGGCCAACCACACCCGCGGCTCGCCGCTGCGGTCGGAGACGAACGCGATCTGCGTGCCGTCCGGGGACGCCGTCGGCGACCAGCTGCTGTAGACGTCCTCGGGCACCGGCAGCTGCGGTGTCCCGGTCGGGCTCGCCGTCCGGTGCTGCAGCGCAGCCTGCCCGTCGCTGCCCCTGTCGCTCACGGCGCCACCCTGCGTGATCGACCGCGGCCGAGGCAAATCAACCGAGCAGCCACGTGTCCTTCGACCCGCCGCCCCGCGAGGAGTTGACGATCATGCTGCCCTGCGGCGCCACCCGGGTCAGTGCCGCCGGCGCGACAGCCGCCTCGTCGCCCAGGAAGACGAAGGCGCGCAGGTCGACGTGGCGCGGGTCGAGCCGGCTGCCGTCGAACGTCGGGTGGGTGGACAGCTGCACGGTCTCCTGGGCGATCCAGCGGTGGGGCGCGGCCAGCATCTGCCGCCGGCCGGTCTCCAGCTCCTCCTCGGTCGCCGTCGGGCCGATGAGCACCCCCTCCCCGCCGTAGCCGTCGACCGGCTTGAGCACCAGCTCCGGCAGCCGCGCGAGCACGTGCTCGCGCTGCTCGGGGACCCCGCAGAGGTACGTCGGCACGGACGCGAGCAGCGGCTCCTCACCCAGGTAGTACTTCACGAAGTCCGCGACGTACGCGTAGACCGCCTTGTCGTCGCCCACCCCGTTGCCCGGGGCGTTGGCCAGGGCGACGCGCCCGGCGTCGACCGCGGCCAGCAGGGGCGGGCCGAGCGGCCAGCCGTCCGCGCTCGGGGCGTGGAGCAGGTCGTTCTCGCCGATCCGCAGGTAGATCACGTCGACCCGCTTGCGGGTGCCACCGCGTACGAGGAGCACGGTGCCGTCCTGCACGACGAGGTCAGTGGTCACGACGACCGGGACGCCCATCTCCTCGGCCAGCATCCGGTGCTCGAACCACGCCGAGCCGGCCGGCCCCTCGCTGAGCAGGACGACGCCCGGGCTGTCGGCGGCCCCCGGCAGCGCGGCCTGCTCGAGCACCGCCCGCAGCAGCTGCGGCGTGCGCTCGACGTCGAGGACCTGCGGCGGCAGCGGCAGGTCGGGCATGACCGCCTTGGTCAGCCGCCGGTTCTGCACGGCGTACCCGATGCCGGAGGGCACGCGCAGGTTGTCCTCCAGCACGAACCAGCCGCCGTCGCCGTCGCGCACGAGGTCCATCCCGCTGATGTGGGCGCGCACCCGCTGCCGGCGCATCAGCGCCCCGGACGACCGCAGCCCCGGGGCGCTGTCGACGACCCAGCCGGGGATCACGCCGTCGGCGATCGCGGCCCGCTCGCCGTAGACGTCGTGCAGGAACGCGTCCAGGGCCCGGACGCGCTGGGTCAGCCCGGCCTGCAGCGCCCCCCACTCGTCCGTCGGCACGATCCGCGGCACGAGGTCGACCGGGAAGAGCCGGGTGCTGGCCTCCCCCGCCACCATGAAGGTCACCCCGCGGGCGCGCTGCTCGTCGTCGCGGGCGGTCTCCCGCCGGCGCAGCCCCGCCGCCCCCAGCCGGTCGAGCGCGGCGAGCACCCCGGCGTACGCGGGCAGCGGCTCGGTCCCGGCGAGGGCCTCGTCACCGCCGGCGACGTAGTGGCCGTACAGCCCGCTGTCCCCGGCCACCGGCTCCGACGACCTCGCGTCCGGCGCCGACCGGGTCTGCCGGAGGACGAGGTCGACGACCTCGGTCAGGCGCCCGCTCCGCTCGTACGCCCGCCGCTGCTGAGCGGCGGAGCTCCCGTTGGCGCAGGCCCGCCGGGCGAGCTCGCTGACCTGCTCCCAGTCGCCGGTGTCCTCCAGGTAGGGGCGCGCCCGGTCCAGCAGCCCGGTCACCGCGATGTCCGCAGGCACCGGGCGCGGCGACTGGGCGAGCGCGAGCAGGTTGTCCTCGAGCCCGGAGCGGGCCGCACGCCACATGGCCGCGCGCAGCATGGGCGCCTGCGGCAGCAGCAGCGGCCGGCCGGCGAGCACGGCCTCGCGCTCGCGGCGCACCAGCGCCCGGAAGAGGCCCGCCAGCAGCACCACGGACTCCACGTCCGGGCAGGCGTCGCCGACGCGCAGCTCGAGCGTGGGCAGGTGGGCCGAGGGGCGTACGTCGAAGTAGATCATCTTGGGGTCGCTGATGGCGCCGGACGCGACGAGGTCGGCGACCAGGGCGTCGTGCTCGGCCGCGGTCGAGATCGACCCGCTGAGGCCGGCCGTCGGCCAGCGCTGCCAGACCAGCGAGCGCATGCTCGCGTAGCCGCTGTCCGCGCCCATCCAGTACGGGGAGCTGGCGGTGAGCGCCAGCAGGATCGGCAGCTCCGGGGCGAGCCGCTGGGCGACGGCGACCGCCATGTCCCGGTCGGCGAGCCCGACGTGCACCTGCGCCCCGCAGATCAGCTGCTCGCGGGCGAGCAGCTGATACTCGTCGAGCATCTGCCGGTAGCGGGTGGTCGGCGTGATCTCCAGCGCGTGCACGTCGACGAGTGGCACCGAGCCGGTGGCCGCCACTCCGAGGCCGGCGGCGTCGGCCACCCCGACGAGCAGACGCCGGGTCCGGACGAGGTCGGCGCGCAGCTCGTCCAGGCCGGTGGCGACCTCGCTGTTGGTCTCGACCACGCTGCGGTGCAGCTCGCCGAGGAACTTCCCGGTCGGCAGCCGCTCCAGCAGCTCGGGGGCGCGCGGGACGAGCTCGCGGGTCGTGAGGTCGACGACGTGGAACTCCTCCTCGACCCCCAGCGTGGTGGCGTCCGGCAGCGCGGCGATCCCGGCAAAGACAGCGGCCCCGGCGGGCAGGCCGTCGACGGCCGTGCCCACCCCCCGTGTCTGGAGGTCCTCAGCCAAGAAAGTCTCCGATCCGTGACTCCGTCGGTGCAGCGCGTGTCCTTCGGGGCCGGTTTCCGGGCGATCGTGGCCCCTCTCCTTCCCCAGCCCGGCCGCGGAGACGCCTCAGGGTGGCCCTCGTGTGTGTCGCGTACGTTCCGCGCGTGTGAAATGCCCGACGCCCGGCCGGCGTTCAGTTCCGGAGGGAGATGCGGCACAGTGCTATGTGGCGTTTTCCACCCCCGGCCGGCAGCGGCCGAGCCAACGTCCAGAGCCGAGGAGCCGCCACCGCATGCGCCTGCCGCGCTGGACGCCTGACCGGGGCCGGGTCCTCGGCTCGACCACCGTCGTCACGGTGGCGCTCGCCGGGATCGGCGCGTCCGCCGCGCCCCGCCCGCCGGCGCCCGCGCCGGCGGCAGCGCCCGCGTCGCCCGTCGTCGCCATCGCCGTGCCGGAGGACCCGGCCGTCTCCCCGCTCGGCGCGGAGCTGCGCGCCGGCGGCCTGACCGGGCCGACCACGCCCCCCGCGGCGGCCCCGGAACAGGCGACGTCCGCACGCGTCGTGCCCTCCGAGCTCACCCGCAGCGGCATCCCGGTGGCCGCCCTGACGGCGTACCGCCGGGCGCAGATCCTGCTCGGTCGATGGGAGCCCGGCTGCCATTTGGACTGGTCGCTGCTCGCCGCCATCGGGCGGGTCGAGTCCAACCACGGCCGCTTCGGCGGCAGCGTGCTCGGCACCGACGGCAAGGCCAGCCCCGCGATCCTGGGCCCCCGGCTGGACGGCGTGGCGTTCGCCCGCATCCTCGACTCCGACGGCGGCCGCCTCGACGGCGACACCGAGTTCGACCGCGCCGTCGGGCCCATGCAGTTCATCCCGACCACCTGGGCGATGGTGGCCGCGGACGGCGACGGCGACGGGGTCGAGGACCCGCACGACCTCGACGATGCGGCCGTGGCCGCCG encodes:
- a CDS encoding ROK family protein, translating into MTAPALPRPVGPPRSTVGLAEVLELFRRDQAELTRADVIGLTGLSRSTVNLRLEALLGAGLLVPVAEEARTRGRPAGQFAFNRDRGVLLVADVGATGARLALCDLKGAVQAERTVACSVTDGPEPVLGVVRSVFADLLADAGRPATDVLGVGIDVPGPVDAAAGLVVSPPIMTGWDRYDIPGWFGQHYDCPVVVEKDANAMALGEQRAHHPEAQHLLFVKAGTGIGTGIIAGGQLHHGADGAAGDLGHVHITVLDVEQEPDCRCGNSGCVEAYAGGWALVRDLRAAGHDVHDVDSAVALVRTGDDTAVRVARRAARILGEAIADAVNLLNPRAVVVGGQLATTDQILFAGIREMVYRRSLPLATRNLQIVRSELGPHAGVAGMALLVADRIFCAERVDTLVASALAD
- a CDS encoding prolyl oligopeptidase family serine peptidase, yielding MSDRGSDGQAALQHRTASPTGTPQLPVPEDVYSSWSPTASPDGTQIAFVSDRSGEPRVWLAEPRDGRLTGWARLAADFGRVDMVSWSPDGKWLACSVAAHGRSRSEAWIVRPDGTGLRLVGGRGDTNATIGTGRGHAWVEDGRLLVTETGALSRALLVDPLSGDQEVVAEGSLLTLLDVDRSGRRALLRRGPRGARSLFVVDREQGVEIPVVPGPGEGSTDAGVVSADGEVVYARTDVGRELVALVAVPLNGDAPRVVAQRHDADLADIALSPDGRSIALVWNVLGGRSALSLLDLDDDSQRQLDPLPREVIDDVRFTPDGRRLLLTAEGWADPRGVWALDPGTREAQPLSSTGGRVLLSSPAATTHSVDRGTLAAPQLRWLLSDDGTPVTGWLYRPSHAGPWPTMIHLHGGPEAQERPVYNSLFQSLAAAGVAVFAPNVRGSAGFGRTFVHADDLGRRYGAIRDVAACAAYLTESGIAPRGKVGVMGRSYGGYLTLAALVSDPELYAVGVDVCGMSDFATFYEHTEPYIAAAAVSKYGHPERDRELLHDLSPMTHIDNLRAPLLVVHGAEDTNVPVIEADQVVAALQERGVEVRYWRVEGEGHVLLATPNRVRFVQETVDWVCRHLGVR
- a CDS encoding glutamate--cysteine ligase; protein product: MPDATTLGVEEEFHVVDLTTRELVPRAPELLERLPTGKFLGELHRSVVETNSEVATGLDELRADLVRTRRLLVGVADAAGLGVAATGSVPLVDVHALEITPTTRYRQMLDEYQLLAREQLICGAQVHVGLADRDMAVAVAQRLAPELPILLALTASSPYWMGADSGYASMRSLVWQRWPTAGLSGSISTAAEHDALVADLVASGAISDPKMIYFDVRPSAHLPTLELRVGDACPDVESVVLLAGLFRALVRREREAVLAGRPLLLPQAPMLRAAMWRAARSGLEDNLLALAQSPRPVPADIAVTGLLDRARPYLEDTGDWEQVSELARRACANGSSAAQQRRAYERSGRLTEVVDLVLRQTRSAPDARSSEPVAGDSGLYGHYVAGGDEALAGTEPLPAYAGVLAALDRLGAAGLRRRETARDDEQRARGVTFMVAGEASTRLFPVDLVPRIVPTDEWGALQAGLTQRVRALDAFLHDVYGERAAIADGVIPGWVVDSAPGLRSSGALMRRQRVRAHISGMDLVRDGDGGWFVLEDNLRVPSGIGYAVQNRRLTKAVMPDLPLPPQVLDVERTPQLLRAVLEQAALPGAADSPGVVLLSEGPAGSAWFEHRMLAEEMGVPVVVTTDLVVQDGTVLLVRGGTRKRVDVIYLRIGENDLLHAPSADGWPLGPPLLAAVDAGRVALANAPGNGVGDDKAVYAYVADFVKYYLGEEPLLASVPTYLCGVPEQREHVLARLPELVLKPVDGYGGEGVLIGPTATEEELETGRRQMLAAPHRWIAQETVQLSTHPTFDGSRLDPRHVDLRAFVFLGDEAAVAPAALTRVAPQGSMIVNSSRGGGSKDTWLLG
- a CDS encoding lytic transglycosylase domain-containing protein, whose translation is MRLPRWTPDRGRVLGSTTVVTVALAGIGASAAPRPPAPAPAAAPASPVVAIAVPEDPAVSPLGAELRAGGLTGPTTPPAAAPEQATSARVVPSELTRSGIPVAALTAYRRAQILLGRWEPGCHLDWSLLAAIGRVESNHGRFGGSVLGTDGKASPAILGPRLDGVAFARILDSDGGRLDGDTEFDRAVGPMQFIPTTWAMVAADGDGDGVEDPHDLDDAAVAAGLYLCSGGRDVSALEGRQAAVFSYNRSDTYVYDVLMLSHAYATGLTAALPTPVVPDRPKPTPTVSASQPASPVQPPAAKPTPAGTPATAPSPKPTPKPTPTASPAPAAPTPTAKATPSRGATTTPGTPPQAAPAATPAPSA